The genome window TCGGAGAGCGCGGACGGGGGGCGCGACGGGACGGGAACCGCGATCAGGATCAGCCCCGCCGATGGGGCGAGTGATCTGCCGACCGGGCTGCCCATCACGGTGTCGGCGGCGCAGGGCACGCTGAAGAGCGTCACCGTGACCGCGGGCGGCCGGCCGGTGTCCGGGGTCTTCAGCGCCGACCGCACCCAGTGGCGCAGCGACCGCGCCCTCATCCCCGGCGCCACCTACCAGGTCCACGCCGTGGCCTCGGGCCCGAACGGCGCGACCGTCGAGCGGACCAGCCGGTTCACCACGGAGAAGGCGGTCAAGACGTTCGGCATCGACACCCTGATCCCGAACAAGGACCACGGCTCGACCCTCGGCGTCGGCATGCCGATCATCATCACGTTCGACCAGCCGATCAGCGACCGGGTCTCGGTCGAGCGGAACCTCATCGTCGAGGCGAGCCGGCCGGTGGAGGGCGCCTGGCACTGGCTCAACGAGAAGAAGGTCGTCTGGCGGCCCAAGGAGTACTGGCCCGCCCACACCAAGGTGCGGGTCGTCGCCCGCCTCGCGAACGTCCGCGGCGGTGCGGGCCTGTACGGCAAGCAGGACTACGTCCGCGAGTTCCAGATCGGCCGGGAGCAGATCAGCGTCGCCGACACCAAGACCCACCACATGACGGTCAAGCGGGACGGCAAGGTCATCAAGGTCATCCCGATCAGCGCGGGAAGCGGCGACGTCTTCCGGCACTACACCACGAGCGGGATCCACGTGGCCATGTCGCGTGAGCCGGTCACCGTGATGGTCTCCCCGGACGCCGCCCCCGGTCAGCCGGGCTACTACCGGACGACCACCTACCACAACGTGCGGATCTCCGACACCGGCGAGTACGTCCACGGCGCCCCCTGGTCCGTCGGCAGCCAGGGGAGGGCGAACGTCAGCCACGGCTGCGTCAACGCGAGCCCGGCCAACGCGAAGTGGTTCATGGAGAACACGCTGATCGGCGACCCGATCATCGTCACCGGGTCGCCGCGGAAGCTGGAGCCGACGAACGGCTGGAGCTACTTCCAGGCGTCCTGGGAGGACTGGCTCAAGCAGAGCCGCCTGCGCGCCGACTTCGCCGCCCCGCTGGCGTCCGTGTGAGGCGACGTGCCCCGGGTCCCATCCGGCGCAAGCGGCCCTTGCGGTGCCCAGAAGCCTCAGGGGCGGGCGCCAGAAGGCCTCAGTGCCCTGGAGA of Thermobispora bispora DSM 43833 contains these proteins:
- a CDS encoding L,D-transpeptidase; protein product: MRAGAAGALALLVAAAGCSLTSESADGGRDGTGTAIRISPADGASDLPTGLPITVSAAQGTLKSVTVTAGGRPVSGVFSADRTQWRSDRALIPGATYQVHAVASGPNGATVERTSRFTTEKAVKTFGIDTLIPNKDHGSTLGVGMPIIITFDQPISDRVSVERNLIVEASRPVEGAWHWLNEKKVVWRPKEYWPAHTKVRVVARLANVRGGAGLYGKQDYVREFQIGREQISVADTKTHHMTVKRDGKVIKVIPISAGSGDVFRHYTTSGIHVAMSREPVTVMVSPDAAPGQPGYYRTTTYHNVRISDTGEYVHGAPWSVGSQGRANVSHGCVNASPANAKWFMENTLIGDPIIVTGSPRKLEPTNGWSYFQASWEDWLKQSRLRADFAAPLASV